The nucleotide sequence GTTGGACGCGGGCGCACCCTGGTTCGGACGGCGCGAGCTGACCCGGGTGCGGCAGATGCTGGCCGCGTTCGACGACTGGGTCCGGCGCAGCCGGGCCGAGGGGCTCGGGCTGGTCGCGGTCGAGCAGTCGATGCAGCTCGATCTCGACGGGGACCTGCCACCGGAGGGCCCCGGTGTCGAGGGCGACCCGCCACCGGCCGGGGATCCGCTGCTCGAGGAGGTGTCGTCGGCCGGCGAGGGCGGTGGCGCGGCCCGGGCCGCGCGCCGGGTGCGGCTGCGCGGCCGGGTCGACCGGCTCGAGCGCGACGACCAGGGCCGGCCGGTGGTCGTCGATGTGAAGACCGGGAAGACGGCCACCTCGGCCCGGGCGACCGCCGAGCACCACCAGCTCGCCGTCTACCAACTCGCGGCGTCGCTCGGCGCGTTCGACGACGTCGTCGGCCGCGGTGTCGAGCCGGGCGGGGCGCGACTGCTGTTCCTCGCCGACCGCAGGGCGGGCGGGGAGGCGAAGGAACCCCGGCAGGCCCCGTTGAAGCCCGAGGAGATGGGGCACTGGCGGGACGTCCTGATGCGCTGCGCCGACGACTCGGCGGGCGCGGTGTTCGTGGCCAGGGCGGGGCCCGACTGTGACCGCTGCCCGGTGCGGACCAGCTGCCCCGCCGTCGAGACCGGGCGGACCGTGGTGGACGGCTGACCGGCCCGCCGGCCCAGCGGCCCGCCGGCCCGCCGGATAGTCCGGCCCAGCGGCCCGTCGGCCCGTCGGCCCGCCGGACTGCCGGCTCTCGGCTCAGCCGATCCCGAGTGCCGACGCGAGCCGTCGCAGGCCCGGCTCCGGGGCCGTCATCCCGGGGGTGATCAGCTGCGCGCAGACGTGGTCGGCCCCGGCGGCGAGGTGCTCGTCCAGCCGGGCCGCGACCTGCTCGGGGGTTCCGTGCGCGACCAGCGCGTCGATCAGGGCGTCGCTGCCGCCGTCGTCCAGTTCGGCCTCGGTCCAGCCGAGCCGGAGCAGGTTCGCCCGGTAGTTCCGCAGGCCCAGGTACGGCCGGTGGACCGCGGGCCTGCCGAGTGCCCGGGCCGATCCGGGATCGGTGTCCAGGACGACCTTGTGCTCCGGGGCCAGCAGCACGTCGTCGCCGAGCCGCTCCCGCGCGGACCGGGTGTGCTCGGGCGTCGTCAGATAGGGGTGGGCGCCCGCGGTCCGGTCCCGGGACAGGTCGAGCACCTTCGGGCCGAGCGCGGCGAGCGCGCGACCGGCGGCCGGGACCGCCAGCTCGTCGAGCCGGTCCAGGTACTCGACGATCGTCGCGTACGGGCGGGTGTAGTCGCCGGTGGCCTCCGGATGCCCGATCCCGACGCCGAGCAGGAACCGGTCGGGGTGCTTCGCCGCGATCCGGTGGTACGACGGCGCGACCTCGTCCGCGGGCGTCGTCCACATGTTCACGATCCCGGTCGCGACCACCAGCGATCCGGTGGCGTCCAGCAGATCCTCGGCGAGCTGCAGGTCCCCCGGCGGGGAGCCGCCGATCCACACCGCGCCGAACCCGAGGGACTCGATCTCACGGGCGAGCCCCGGGGTGAGACCCGTCGCGTGCCGCCATACGCCGTACCGGCCGGGAGAGACAGTCATGCTCAGGTCTACCACCGCGCGGGCCCGATCATTCCCCGCTCTAGGATGACGACTCCCGACTCGAGAGGCTGGACGTGCAGTGATCGACCTGAAGGCGGCCCGACAGGACCCGGACCGGTTCCGCGCGGCACTGTCCCGTCGCGGCGCGTCCGCGGACTTCGATGCCCTCCTCGCGGTCGACGTCCGCTGGCGGGAGTTGACCGACCACGTCGGTGGCCTGCGCGCGGCGCAGAAGCAGCGGCCGAAGGGCAAGCCCACCCCTGAGCAGGTCGAGCAGTTCAAGAAGGAGAAGGAGGAGCTGCGCGCGGCGGAGGAGGACCTCACCGCGTCCGACGCCGAGCGCACCGCGCTGCTCGCCCGGATCCCGAACCTGCCGGACCCGACGGCCGCCGACGGGATGGCCGAGGAGGACGCGGTCACCGTCCGCACCTGGGGCGAGCCGCCGTCGTTCGACTTCGAGCCGCGCGACCACCTCGACCTGGCCTCGTCGACCGGCCGGGTCGACATGGCCCGCGGCGCCCGGCTGTCGGGCTCGCGGTTCGCCTACCGGTTCGGCGATGTCGCCCGGCTGGAGATGGCGCTGTTCCGGTTCGTCCTCGACAAGATCGTCGGCGAGGGCTTCGTGCCGGTGCTCGGGCCGGTCCTCGCGAACGAGCGGGCGATGTACGGCACCGGGTTCCTGCCCACCGAGGAGTCGAACCTCTACCGGCTCGAGCGCGACGACCTCTATCTCACCGGCACCTCCGAGGTGGCGCTGGCCGGGATCCACATGGACGAGATCCTCGACCTCGGCGACCTGCCCGCCCGCTACGTCGCGTTCTCGACGAACTTCCGGCGTGAGGCCGGCGCCGCGGGCAAGGACACCAAGGGCATGTTCCGGGTCCACCAGTTCGACAAGGTCGAGATGTTCGTCTACTGCCTGCCCGAACAGTCCCAGGACGTGCACGAGCAGCTCCTCGCGTACGAGGAGTCGATCGTGCAGGAACTGGGCCTGCCCTACCGGGTGCAGAACATCTCGGTCGGCGACCTCGGCAACCCGGCCGCCAAGAAGTACGACATCGAGGCCTGGTTCCCGGTGCAGCAGCGCTACCGGGAGATCACCTCCTGTTCGAACACCACCGACTACCAGGCACGACGGCTGAACACCCGGTTCCGCCGCGAGGCCGGTGCGCCGACCGAGACGCTGCACACCCTGAACGGCACCGGGGCCACCGCCCGGGCGATGCTCGCGGTCATGGAGAACTTCCAGGACGCGAACGGCACCGT is from Pseudonocardia autotrophica and encodes:
- the serS gene encoding serine--tRNA ligase — protein: MIDLKAARQDPDRFRAALSRRGASADFDALLAVDVRWRELTDHVGGLRAAQKQRPKGKPTPEQVEQFKKEKEELRAAEEDLTASDAERTALLARIPNLPDPTAADGMAEEDAVTVRTWGEPPSFDFEPRDHLDLASSTGRVDMARGARLSGSRFAYRFGDVARLEMALFRFVLDKIVGEGFVPVLGPVLANERAMYGTGFLPTEESNLYRLERDDLYLTGTSEVALAGIHMDEILDLGDLPARYVAFSTNFRREAGAAGKDTKGMFRVHQFDKVEMFVYCLPEQSQDVHEQLLAYEESIVQELGLPYRVQNISVGDLGNPAAKKYDIEAWFPVQQRYREITSCSNTTDYQARRLNTRFRREAGAPTETLHTLNGTGATARAMLAVMENFQDANGTVAVPEVLQRHGAPATVGTPPAG
- a CDS encoding LLM class F420-dependent oxidoreductase → MTVSPGRYGVWRHATGLTPGLAREIESLGFGAVWIGGSPPGDLQLAEDLLDATGSLVVATGIVNMWTTPADEVAPSYHRIAAKHPDRFLLGVGIGHPEATGDYTRPYATIVEYLDRLDELAVPAAGRALAALGPKVLDLSRDRTAGAHPYLTTPEHTRSARERLGDDVLLAPEHKVVLDTDPGSARALGRPAVHRPYLGLRNYRANLLRLGWTEAELDDGGSDALIDALVAHGTPEQVAARLDEHLAAGADHVCAQLITPGMTAPEPGLRRLASALGIG